From the genome of Perca flavescens isolate YP-PL-M2 chromosome 12, PFLA_1.0, whole genome shotgun sequence, one region includes:
- the vapal gene encoding VAMP (vesicle-associated membrane protein)-associated protein A, like — translation MSKLDQILILDPPSDLKFKGPFTDVVTTNLKLKNPSDKKVCFKVKTTAPRRYCVRPNSGVIEAGATVIISVMLQPFDYDPNEKSKHKFMVQTIFAPSNVSDMDSLWKDAQPDDLMDSKLRCVFELPSENDKVNDVEATKAAPVMNSAKADSSAATVPLTASMDDTEMKKVLEKCKRLQTEMNKLADENRQLKDDGMRMRKVPRSDHMTSNSTSLLGREASTASLPSLLVVIAAIFIGFFLGKFIL, via the exons GTCCTTTCACAGATGTAGTCACCACCAACCTCAAACTGAAAAACCCTTCtgacaaaaaagtgtgtttCAAAGTGAAGACAACTGCACCGCGCAGATACTGTGTACGGCCAAACAGTGGTGTCATCGAAGCCGGAGCAACTGTCATTATCTCTG TAATGCTACAGCCCTTTGACTATGACCCCAATGAGAAAAGTAAACACAAATTCATGGTGCAGACGATTTTTGCTCCATCAAATGTTTCTGACATGGATTCATTG TGGAAAGATGCACAACCCGATGATCTCATGGATTCCAAACTGAGATGTGTCTTCGAGTTGCCTTCTGAAAACGATAAAGTG AATGACGTGGAGGCGACCAAAGCAGCCCCAGTGATGAACTCTGCAAAAGCCGACTCATCAGCAGCCACGGTGCCTCTCACTGCCTCAATGGACGATACAGAGATGAAGAAAGTGCTGGAGAAGTGCAAGAGGCTGCAAACTGAGATGAACAAGCTGGCTGATGAGAACCGGCAATTAAAG GATGATGGTATGAGAATGAGAAAGGTACCTCGCTCCGACCACATGACATCAAACTCAACTAGCCTCCTCGGCCGAGAAGCCAGCACCGCCTCCCTGCCCTCCCTCCTCGTCGTCATAGCAGCCATCTTCATCGGATTCTTCCTAGGGAAGTTCATCTTGTAG